Proteins encoded by one window of Rutidosis leptorrhynchoides isolate AG116_Rl617_1_P2 chromosome 7, CSIRO_AGI_Rlap_v1, whole genome shotgun sequence:
- the LOC139859126 gene encoding uncharacterized protein encodes MFLKTPEDAMPWVGLYVVIASLVCIFAMVADAFHGFKQGKLWFPCKFFTLNAASLTIIAVAMKIPLGLTGDKELLVNMIALVILIITIIVNVCIQIATWLVSSVAYVANLIILTTPLIFTLFPFSVALTVPESRRIFELQYKELHGLSSNHKEIYFSYKELVLIVNKYWIMAEIGNPQFVIACSQVSSALGFICLPVALYSTMILFTINVDFSYLGHSDYKWSIKAIVSVQVIGVLVGSIAPMFRCFSVISYFNLSKK; translated from the exons ATGTTTTTGAAGACTCCCGAGGATGCGATGCCATGGGTGGGGTTGTACGTTGTTATAGCATCTCTAGTTTGCATTTTTGCCATGGTAGCTGACGCCTTCCACGGCTTCAAACAAGGGAAACTTTGGTTTCCATGCAAATTTTTCACACTCAATGCTGCTTCACTTACAATTATAGCCGTAGCAATGAAGATACCGTTGG GACTTACGGGTGACAAAGAACTTTTAGTCAACATGATAGCCTTGGTTATTCTCATTATCACCATTATAGTGAATGTATGCATTCAAATTGCTACATGGTTGGTCTCTTCTGTGGCTTATGTGGCTAACTTAATCATTTTAACCACTCCATTGATATTTACTCTATTTCCATTTTCCGTGGCTTTAACTGTTCCAGAATCTAGACGAATCTTTGAACTACAGTACAAAGAGTTGCATGGATTGTCTTCAAATCATAAGGAGATTTATTTCTCTTATAAGGAACTCGTGCTTATTGTTAACAAGTATTGGATAATGGCAGAAATAGGTAACCCCCAATTTGTGATTGCTTGTTCACAAGTTTCTTCTGCTTTGGGTTTTATATGTTTACCCGTTGCTCTCTATTCAACAATGATTCTTTTTACGATTAATGTCGATTTTTCATACCTAGGACACTCTGATTATAAGTGGTCAATCAAAGCTATTGTCAGTGTGCAAGTAATTGGTGTTTTAGTAGGTAGTATAGCACCAATGTTTAGATGTTTTAGTGTCATTAGTTATTTCAACCTCTCTAAGAAGTAG
- the LOC139859125 gene encoding uncharacterized protein → MGFLFTMLANFLPSLRLMGDRELLVNMIALGILLITILVNLCIQMVINWFLDGIDLIFLLSTVFLVFSVALIVPESRRIFELQYKELHGQDSNHKEIHFSYKELLHNVKKYWVMAETSNPQFVIACSQVSLALGVVCLYLAFTSAIILLTEYRYFLTHLGDSDYKWSIKAIVILQLVELRNNGSEGFNIGNGIMSVHISQAAIAKLFSIRTCIRKPNASNNNIISEVKEYRRYVLLFEEDAVLSKRVLKNILRSITKLLEDSEKKDPRNLMKLLEKSTNFNGVVEFDNDQVPHLHGDDVHNCWSLVLVTLTDVAIALPNVAYTRVKELLAGMREGLKIVKRDVAVQNVIQFKSRKSKSLNRSLHKFIVSSYMYRISETVLLHCNKQESWPNDEGLFDWISSVIADVLCACFTNIPCVVTMMCHHDAIEKREHSIHAVAKLLGKSKNILSVLEKRQLPNMDVDSMAYIDNWHALPNSELPNGCASSNHVQPASASTNGSLIVTVM, encoded by the exons ATGGGTTTCTTGTTCACCATGTTAGCCAATTTTCTCCCTTCTTTAAGGCTTATGGGTGACAGAGAACTATTAGTCAACATGATAGCCTTGGGTATTCTCTTAATCACTATTCTAGTAAATCTATGCATTCAAATGGTTATAAATTGGTTTCTTGACGGGATTGACTTAATATTCCTATTATCCACTGTATTTTTGGTATTTTCTGTTGCTTTAATTGTTCCAGAATCTAGACGAATCTTCGAACTACAGTACAAAGAGTTGCACGGACAGGATTCAAATCATAAGGAGATTCATTTCTCTTATAAGGAACTTTTGCATAACGTTAAGAAGTATTGGGTAATGGCAGAAACTAGTAACCCTCAATTTGTGATTGCTTGTTCACAAGTTTCTTTGGCTCTTGGGGTTGTATGTTTATATCTTGCTTTCACTTCAGCAATCATTCTTCTTACGGAGTACCGATATTTTTTAACACATTTAGGAGATTCGGATTATAAGTGGTCAATCAAAGCTATTGTTATTCTCCAATTAGTTG AGTTGAGAAACAATGGATCTGAAGGCTTCAACATTGGAAACGGAATCATGTCCGTTCACATATCCCAGGCCGCCATTGCAAAATTGTTTTCCATCAG AACTTGCATTCGGAAACCAAATGCATCGAACAATAACATAATTTCAGAGGTGAAAGAATATAGGAGATATGTGCTACTTTTTGAAGAGGATGCGGTACTTTCAAAAAGAGTATTGAAAAATATCCTTAGATCTATAACAAAGCTTCTTGAAGATTCCGAAAAGAAAGATCCGAGAAATCTTATGAAGTTATTAGAAAAATCTACAAATTTCAATGGAGTAGTAGAGTTCGACAATGACCAAGTCCCCCATTTACATGGGGATGATGTCCACAATTGCTGGAGCCTAGTTTTAGTAACATTAACTGATGTTGCTATTGCACTTCCTAACGTTGCATACACTCGTGTAAAAGAGTTACTTGCTGGTATGCGGGAAGGGCTCAAAATTGTAAAAC GTGATGTGGCAGTACAAAATGTCATACAGTTCAAGAGTCGCAAATCTAAAAGTCTGAATCGCTCACTTCACAAGTTCATTGTTTCGAGTTACATGTATAGAATTAGTGAAACCGTATTGCTTCATTGCAATAAACAAGAAAGTTGGCCGAATGATGAGGGACTTTTTGATTGGATATCAAGTGTGATTGCAGATGTGTTATGCGCTTGCTTTACCAACATACCATGTGTCGTAACTATGATGTGTCATCACGATGCAATCGAAAAAAGGGAACATAGTATTCACGCTGTAGCTAAGCTTCTTGGTAAATCGAAAAACATTCTTAGCGTACTTGAAAAGCGTCAACTTCCAAACATGGATGTGGACTCGATGGCGTACATTGATAATTGGCACGCGCTACCCAACAGTGAGTTGCCCAATGGTTGTGCTTCATCAAACCATGTTCAACCAGCTTCTGCAAGTACTAATGGATCACTTATAGTAACTGTTATGTAA